The following proteins are encoded in a genomic region of Nycticebus coucang isolate mNycCou1 chromosome 19, mNycCou1.pri, whole genome shotgun sequence:
- the LOC128571725 gene encoding protein PBDC1-like — protein sequence MEATSGTDELPNIEIAWAMRAMQHAEVYYKLISSVDPQFLKLTKVDDQIYSEFWENFEKFRIDILDPEELKSESAKEKWRPFCLKFDGIVEDFNYGTLLQLDCSQGYTEENTIFAPRIQFFAIEIARNWEGYNKAFSISVQDKEGENEANNGGEKRAD from the coding sequence ATGGAAGCTACCAGTGGAACTGATGAGCTGCCCAATATTGAGATAGCTTGGGCCATGAGAGCAATGCAGCATGCTGAAGTCTACTACAAGCTGATTTCATCAGTTGACCCACAATTCCTGAAACTCACCAAAGTGGATGACCAGATCTATTCTGAATTCtgggaaaattttgaaaaattcaggaTAGATATATTGGACCCAGAAGAACTCAAATCAGAATCagccaaagagaaatggaggccaTTCTGCTTGAAGTTTGATGGGATCGTAGAAGATTTCAACTATGGTACTTTGCTGCAACTAGACTGTTCTCAGGGCTACACTGAGGAAAACACCATCTTTGCCCCCAGGATACAATTTTTTGCTATTGAAATTGCTCGGAACTGGGAAGGCTATAACAAAGCATTTTCCATCAGTGTTCAGGACAAAGAAGGAGAGAATGAAGCCAAcaatggaggagagaaaagagctgac